Proteins encoded within one genomic window of Pongo abelii isolate AG06213 chromosome 18, NHGRI_mPonAbe1-v2.0_pri, whole genome shotgun sequence:
- the SRRM2 gene encoding serine/arginine repetitive matrix protein 2 isoform X3 translates to MYNGIGLPTPRGSGTNGYVQRNLSLVRGRRGERPDYKGEEELRRLEAALVKRPNPDILDHERKRRVELRCLELEEMMEEQGYEEQQIQEKVATFRLMLLEKDVNPGGKEETPGQRPAVTETHQLAELNEKKNERLRAAFGISDSYVDGSSFDPQRRAREAKQPAPEPPKPYSLVRESSSSRSPTPKQKKKKKKKDRGRRSESSSPRRERKKSSKKKKHRSESESKKRKHRSPTPKSKRKSKDKKRKRSRSTTPAPKSRRAHRSTSADSASSSDTSRSRSRSAAAKTHTTALTGRSPSPASGRRGEGDAPFSEPGTTSTQRPSSPEPATKQPSSPYEDKDKDKKEKSATRPSPSPERSSTAPEPPAPTPLLAERHGGSPQPLAATPLSQEPVNPPSEASPTRGRSPPKSPEKLPQSSSSESSPPSPQPTKVSRHASSSPESPKPAPALGSHREISSSPTSKNRSHGRAKRDKSHSHTPSRRMGRSRSPATAKRGRSRSRTPTKRGHSRSRSPQWRRSRSAQRWGRSRSPQRRGRSRSPQRPGWSRSRNTQRRGRSRSARRGRSHSRSPATRGRSRSRTPARRGRSRSRTPARRRSRSRTPTRRRSRSRTPARRGRSRSRTPARRRSRTRSPVRRRSRSRSPARRSGRSRSRTPARRGRSRSRTPARRGRSRSRTPARRSGRSRSRTPARRGRSRSRTPRRGRSRSRSLVRRGRSHSRTPQRRGRSGSSSERKNKCRTSQRRSRSNSSPEMKKSRISSRRSRSLSSPRSKAKSRLSLRRSLSGSSPCPKQKSQTPPRRSRSGSSQPNAKSRTPPRRSRSSSSPPPKQKSKTPSRQSHSSSSPHPKVKSGTPPRQGSITSPQANEQSVTPQRRSCFESSPDPELKSRTPSRHSCSGSSPPRVKSSTPPRQSPSRSSSPQPKVKAIISPRQRSHSGSSSPSPSRVTSRTTPRQSRSVSPCSNVESRLLPRYSHSGSSSPDTKVKPETPPRQSHSGSISPYSKVKAQTPPGPSLSGSKSPCPQEKSKDSLVQSCPGSLSLCAGVKSSTPPGESYFGLSSLQLKGQSQSSPDHRSDTSSPEVRQSHSDSPSLQSKSQTSPKGGRSRSSSPITELASRSPVKQDRGELSASPMLKSGMSPEQSRFQSDSSSHPTVDSNSSLGQSRLETAESKEKMALPPQEDATASPPRQKDKFSPFPVQDRPESSLVFRDTPRTPPRERSGAGSSPETKEQNSALPTSSQDEELMEVVEKSEEPASQILSHLSSELKEMSASNFESSPEVEERPAVSLTLDQSQSQASLEAVEVPSMASSWGGPHFSPEHKELSNSPLRENSFGSPLEFRNSGPLGTEMNTGFSSEVKEDLNGPFLNQLETDPSLDMKEQSTRSSRRSSSELSPDAVEKAGMSSNQSVSSPVLDAVPRTPSRERSSSASSPEMKDGLPRTPSRRSRSGSSPGLRDGSGTPSRHSLSGSSPGMKDIPRTPSRGRSECDSSPEPKALPQTPRPRSRSPSSPELNNKCLTPQRERSGSESSVDQKTVARTPLGQRSRSGSSQELDVKPSASPQERSESDSSPDSKAKTRTPLRQRSRSGSSPEVDSKSRPSPRRSRSGSSPEVKDKPRAAPRAQSGSDSSPEPKAPAPRALPRRSRSGSSSKGRGPSPEGSSSTESSPEHLPKSRTARRGSRSSPEPKTKSRTPPRRRSSRSSPELTRKARLSRRSRSASSSPETRSRTPPRHRRSPSVSSPEPAEKSRSSRRRRSASSPRTKTTSRRGRSPSPKPRGLQRSRSRSRREKTRTTRRRDRSGSSQSTSRRRQRSRSRSRVTRRRRGGSGYHSRSPARQESSRTSSRRRRGRSRTPPTSRKRSRSRTSPAPWKRSRSRASPATHRRSRSRTPLISRRRSRSRTSPVSRRRSRSRTSVTRRRSRSRASPVSRRRSRSRTPPVTRRRSRSRTPTTRRRSRSRTPPVTRRRSRSRTPPVTRRRSRSRTSPITRRRSRSRTSPVTRRRSRSRTSPVTRRRSRSRTSPVTRRRSRSRTPPAIRRRSRSRSPLLPRKRSRSRSPLAIRRRSRSRTPRTARGKRSLTRSPPAIRRRSASGSSSDRSRSATPPATRNHSGSRTPPVALNSSRMSCFSRPSMSPTPLDRCRSPGMLEPLGSSRTPMSVLQQAGGSMMDGPGPRIPDHQRTSVPENHAQSRIALALTAISLGTARPPPSMSAAGLAARMSQVPAPVPLMSLRTAPAANLASRIPAASAAAMNLASARTPAIPTAVNLADSRTPAAAAAMNLASPRTAVAPSAVNLADPRTPTAPAVNLAGARTPAALAALSLTGSGTPPTAANYPSSSRTPQAPASANLVGPRSAHATAPVNIAGSRTAAALAPASLTSARMAPALSGANLTSPRVPLSAYERVSGRTSPPLLDRARSRTPPSAPSQSRMTSERAPSPSSRMGQAPSQSLLPPAQDQPRSPVPSAFSDQSRCLIAQTTPVAGSQSLSSGVVATTTSSAGDHNGMLSVPAPGVPHSDVGEPPASTGAQQPSALAALQPAKERRSSSSSSSSSSSSSSSSSSSSSSSSSGSSSSDSEGSSLPVQPEVALKRVPSPTPAPKEAVREGRPPEPTPAKRKRRSSSSSSSSSSSSSSSSSSSSSSSSSSSSSSSSSSSSSSSSSSPSPAKPGPQALPKPASPKKPPPGERRSRSPRKPIDSLRDSRSLSYSPVERRRPSPQPSPRDQQSSSSERGSRRGQRGDSRSPSHKRRRETPSPRPMRHRSSRSP, encoded by the exons ATGTACAACGGGATCGGGCTGCCGACGCCCCGGGGCAGCGGCACCAACGGCTACGTCCAGCGCAACCTGTCCCTGGTGCGGGGCCGCCGGGGTGAGCGGCCTGACTACAAGGGAGAGGAGGAACTGCGGCGCCTGGAGGCTGCCCTGGTGAAGCGGCCTAATCCTGACATCCTGGACCACGAGCGCAAGCGGCGCGTCGAGCTGCGATGCCTCGAGCTGGAGGAGATGATGGAAGAGCAGGG GTACGAGGAACAGCAAATTCAGGAAAAAGTGGCGACCTTTCGACTCATGTTGCTGGAGAAGGATGTGAACCCTGGGGGCAAGGAGGAGACCCCAGGGCAGAGGCCAGC GGTCACGGAGACTCACCAGTTGGCAGAATTGAATGAGAAGAAGAATGAAAGACTCCGTGCTGCCTTTGGCATCAGTGATTCTTATGTAGATGGCAGCTCTTTTGATCCTCAGCGTCGTGCCCGAGAAGCTAAACAACCAGCTCCTGAGCCTCCCAAACCTTACAG CCTTGTTCGGGAGTCTAGCAGTTCTCGCTCACCAACCCCaaagcagaagaagaagaaaaagaagaaagatagagGACG CAGGTCAGAGAGCAGCTCTCCTCGacgagagagaaagaaaagctcaAAGAAGAAGAAGCACAG gTCAGAATCTGAGTCCAAGAAACGTAAGCATAG GTCTCCCACTCCAAAGAGCAAACGTAAATCTAAGGACAAAAAGCGAAAGCG GTCTCGAAGTACAACACCAGCCCCCAAGAGTCGCCGGGCCCACCGTTCAACTTCTGCGGACTCTGCTTCCTCCTCCGATACTTCCCGCAGTCG GTCTCGAAGTGCTGCAGCTAAAACTCATACAACTGCCTTGACTGGGCGAAgtccttctcctgcttcagggCGACGAGGGGAGGGAGATGCGCCTTTCAGCGAACCAGGTACTACCAGCACACAACGGCCTAGTAGCCCGGAGCCTGCTACGAAACAGCCTAGCAGCCCTTATGAAGACAAAGATAAAGACAAGAAGGAG AAATCTGCAACTCGACCTAGCCCCTCTCCGGAAAGGAGCAGCACAGCCCCAGAACCACCTGCTCCCACTCCGCTCCTTGCTGAGCGACATGGCGGCTCCCCACAACCCCTTGCAGCAACCCCCTTAAGCCAGGAGCCAGTGAACCCCCCATCTGAGGCCTCTCCAACTCGGGGCCGTTCACCACCTAAGTCTCCTGAGAAACTTCCCCAGTCTTCTTCCTCAGAGAGCAGCCCGCCATCCCCTCAACCTACCAAAGTTTCTCGGCATGCCAGCTCTTCCCCAGAAAGTCCTAAACCTGCTCCAGCTCTGGGGTCCCACCGAGAGATTTCTTCTTCTCCCACATCCAAGAATCGCTCACATGGCCGAGCAAAACGGGATAAATCACATTCTCATACTCCCTCCCGTAGGATGGGGAGGTCCCGTAGCCCTGCCACTGCTAAGAGAGGACGATCTCGGTCTCGAACCCCTACCAAGAGAGGTCATTCTCGATCCCGATCTCCCCAGTGGCGTAGGTCCAGGTCTGCACAGAGGTGGGGAAGATCTAGAAGCCCCCAGCGACGTGGCCGCTCTAGGTCTCCTCAGcgaccaggctggtctaggaGCAGAAATACCCAGAGAAGAGGCAGGTCTAGGTCAGCAAGGCGAGGGAGGTCCCACTCTAGATCCCCAGCCACTAGGGGCAGATCTCGTTCTAGAACACCAGCCCGCCGGGGCAGGTCCCGCTCTAGAACACCTGCCAGGCGGAGATCACGATCCAGAACACCCACCAGGCGTAGGTCTCGGTCTAGAACACCAGCCCGGAGGGGCAGGTCTCGGTCTAGAACACCTGCTAGGCGCAGATCTAGGACCCGATCACCAGTACGGCGTAGGTCTCGTAGTAGGTCACCAGCCAGGAGAAGTGGCAGGTCACGCTCTAGAACCCCAGCTAGACGTGGCCGCTCACGCTCCAGAACCCCAGCCAGACGTGGCCGCTCACGCTCTAGAACCCCAGCTAGACGCAGTGGTCGCTCACGGTCCAGAACACCAGCCAGGAGAGGGAGGTCTCGGTCTAGGACACCAAGACGAGGAAGATCCCGCAGTAGAAGCTTAGTTAGACGTGGAAGATCTCACTCTAGAACACCTCAAAGAAGAGGCAGATCTGGCTCATCTTCAGAGCGGAAGAACAAATGCAGAACATCTCAGAGAAGAAGCCGGTCCAATTCAAGCCCAGAAATGAAGAAATCTCGCATTTCTTCAAGGCGGAGCAGGTCTCTCTCTTCACCACGGTCCAAAGCAAAATCTCGCTTGTCTTTGAGGCGCAGCCTTTCAGGGTCTTCCCCATGCCCTAAACAAAAGTCACAGACACCACCCAGGCGCAGTCGCTCTGGATCCTCCCAACCTAACGCTAAATCTAGAACGCCACCCAGACGCAGTCGCTCTAGTTCTTCTCCACCGCCTAAACAGAAATCTAAGACACCATCAAGACAAAGTCATTCCAGTTCATCTCCTCATCCTAAAGTGAAATCTGGAACACCACCGAGGCAAGGGTCCATAACAAGTCCCCAGGCCAATGAGCAATCTGTAACGCCACAAAGACGGAGCTGTTTTGAATCATCACCTGACCCTGAGTTGAAATCTAGGACCCCTTCTAGACATAGCTGCTCAGGGTCCTCTCCTCCTAGAGTGAAATCTAGCACACCTCCCAGACAGAGCCCATCTAGGTCGTCATCTCCACAACCCAAAGTGAAGGCGATAATATCACCAAGACAAAGAAGCCATTCTGGCTCCTCTTCTCCAAGTCCTAGTAGGGTGACATCGAGAACAACTCCACGGCAAAGCAGATCAGTATCTCCCTGCTCCAATGTGGAATCCAGATTGTTGCCAAGATACAGTCATTCTGGGTCCTCCTCACCAGATACCAAAGTGAAACCTGAAACACCGCCAAGACAAAGTCACTCAGGGTCTATTTCACCATACTCCAAAGTAAAGGCCCAAACTCCACCGGGGCCAAGTCTTTCTGGATCAAAGTCACCATGTCCCCAAGAGAAGTCTAAAGACTCACTAGTTCAGAGTTGCCCTGGATCCCTCTCTCTGTGTGCAGGAGTAAAATCTAGCACACCACCAGGCGAGAGCTATTTTGGTCTCTCATCTCTGCAACTGAAAGGACAATCTCAAAGTTCACCAGACCACAGATCTGATACTTCAAGTCCCGAAGTGAGACAGAGTCACTCAGACTCACCATCTCTGCAGAGCAAATCTCAAACGTCACCTAAGGGAGGTCGGTCCAGGTCTTCATCTCCAATCACTGAGCTGGCATCCAGATCTCCAGTAAAACAAGATAGAGGTGAGTTGTCAGCGAGTCCTATGTTGAAATCTGGAATGTCTCCCGAGCAGAGCAGGTTCCAGTCTGACTCTTCTTCACATCCTACAGTGGACTCGAATTCTTCCTTGGGGCAGAGTAGATTGgagactgctgaatcaaaagagaaaatggcGTTACCTCCTCAGGAGGATGCTACTGCATCACCTCctagacagaaagacaaatttagtCCCTTTCCAGTACAGGATAGGCCTGAGTCTTCACTGGTATTCAGAGACACACCTAGAACCCCGCCAAGGGAAAGAAGTGGTGCTGGGTCATCTCCAGAAACAAAAGAGCAAAATAGTGCATTGCCTACGTCAAGCCAAGATGAAGAGTTAATGGAGGTGGTAGAGAAGTCTGAAGAACCCGCAAGCCAAATCTTGTCTCATTTGTCTTCAGAACTTAAAGAAATGTCCGCAAGTAATTTTGAATCATCTCCTGAAGTAGAAGAAAGGCCTGCTGTGTCTTTGACTCTTGATCAGAGCCAGTCACAGGCTTCTTTGGAAGCAGTAGAAGTCCCTTCAATGGCCTCATCTTGGGGTGGGCCACATTTTTCTCCAGAACATAAAGAACTGTCTAACTCCCCACTCAGGGAGAACAGCTTTGGATCACCTTTAGAATTTAGAAACTCAGGCCCACTTGGTACAGAAATGAATACTGGATTTTCTTCTGAGGTTAAAGAAGATTTGAATGGACCTTTTCTTAATCAGCTGGAAACAGATCCATCTCTAGACATGAAAGAACAATCGACAAGATCCTCTAGACGCAGCAGTTCTGAGCTATCCCCAGATGCAGTGGAAAAGGCAGGGATGTCTTCAAATCAGAGTGTCTCTTCACCTGTGCTTGATGCTGTACCCAGAACACCCTCGAGAGAAAGAAGTAGTTCTGCATCTTCTCCTGAAATGAAAGATGGTTTACCCAGAACTCCATCGAGGAGAAGCAGGTCTGGGTCTTCTCCAGGACTTAGAGATGGGTCTGGGACTCCCTCGAGGCACAGCCTGTCTGGGTCCTCTCCTGGAATGAAAGATATACCTAGAACACCATCTAGAGGGAGAAGTGAATGTGATTCTTCCCCAGAACCGAAAGctttgcctcagactcccaggccGAGGAGTCGTTCTCCATCATCCCCAGAGCTCAACAACAAGTGTCTTACCCCCCAGAGAGAAAGAAGCGGGTCAGAATCATCAGTTGATCAGAAAACTGTGGCTCGGACTCCCCTGGGGCAGAGAAGTCGTTCGGGATCCTCTCAAGAACTTGATGTGAAACCCAGTGCATCCCCTCAGGAAAGAAGTGAGTCAGACTCTTCTCCAGATTCTAAAGCCAAGACACGAACCCCACTTCGGCAGAGGAGTCGCTCTGGATCATCTCCAGAGGTTGACAGCAAATCTCGACCATCCCCTCGGCGCAGTAGGTCTGGTTCCTCCCCTGAAGTGAAAGATAAGCCAAGAGCAGCACCCAGGGCACAGAGTGGTTCTGATTCCTCTCCTGAACCTAAAGCTCCAGCCCCTCGGGCCCTTCCCAGACGAAGCAGATCAGGTTCATCAAGCAAAGGCAGAGGCCCTTCTCCTGAAGGAAGCAGCAGTACCGAGTCCTCTCCTGAACATCTGCCCAAATCCAGAACTGCTCGCAGAGGTTCCAGGTCATCACCAGAGCCCAAGACCAAGTCTCGTACACCACCTCGACGTCGCAGCTCTCGATCATCTCCTGAGCTAACAAGGAAGGCCAGACTGTCCCGTAGAAGCCGCTCTGCCTCATCCTCACCAGAAACTCGCTCTAGAACTCCCCCAAGGCACCGGAGAAGTCCCTCAGTGTCTTCCCCGGAGCCAGCCGAAAAGTCGAGGTCTTCACGCCGACGGCGCTCAGCTTCATCTCCACGCACTAAGACAACCTCAAGGAGAGGCCGCTCTCCTTCACCAAAGCCTCGTGGACTCCAGAGGTCCCGTTCCCGCtcaaggagagagaaaacaagaaCAACCCGACGTCGAGATAGGTCTGGATCTTCTCAGTCAACCTCTCGGCGAAGACAGCGGAGCCGGTCAAGGTCACGGGTTACACGGCGGCGGAGGGGAGGCTCTGGTTATCACTCAAGGTCCCCTGCCCGGCAGGAAAGTTCCCGGACCTCCTCTCGACGCCGAAGAGGCCGCTCTCGGACACCCCCAACCAGTCGGAAGCGTTCTCGCTCACGCACATCACCAGCCCCGTGGAAACGCTCTAGATCTCGAGCCTCTCCAGCCACTCACCGGCGATCCAGGTCCAGAACCCCCCTGATAAGCCGACGTAGGTCCAGGTCTCGAACTTCACCAGTCAGCCGGAGACGGTCAAGGTCCAGGACTTCAGTGACTCGACGAAGGTCCCGGTCAAGAGCATCCCCAGTGAGCAGAAGGCGATCCAGATCCAGAACACCGCCAGTAACCCGCCGTCGTTCAAGGTCCAGAACGCCAACAACACGCCGCCGCTCCCGTTCTAGAACTCCACCAGTGACTCGCAGAAGGTCCAGATCCAGGACTCCACCAGTAACCAGGAGGCGATCTCGAAGCAGAACTTCGCCTATCACTCGCAGAAGATCAAGATCCAGAACATCTCCGGTTACCCGAAGGAGATCTCGATCTCGCACATCTCCAGTAACTCGAAGAAGGTCCCGCTCTCGAACCTCACCAGTGACACGCCGCCGCTCTAGGTCCCGGACACCTCCAGCTATTCGGCGCCGCTCTAGATCTCGATCGCCACTGTTGCCACGCAAACGTTCTCGAAGTCGCTCACCACTTGCTATCCGCCGCCGCTCCAGATCCCGTACTCCACGAACAGCTCGGGGTAAACGGTCCTTAACAAGATCTCCTCCAGCCATCCGCAGGCGTTCTGCATCTGGAAGTAGTTCTGATCGTTCACGATCTGCTACTCCTCCAGCAACAAGAAATCATTCTGGTTCACGGACACCTCCAGTAGCACTCAACAGCTCCAGAATGAGCTGCTTCAGTCGTCCTAGCATGTCCCCAACACCTCTTGACCGCTGCAGATCACCTGGAATGCTTGAACCCCTTGGGAGCTCTAGAACACCCATGTCTGTCCTGCAGCAAGCCGGTGGCTCCATGATGGATGGTCCAGGTCCCCGAATACCTGACCACCAGAGAACATCTGTGCCAGAAAATCATGCTCAGTCCAGGATTGCACTTGCCCTGACAGCTATCAGTCTTGGCACTGCTCGGCCGCCTCCGTCCATGTCTGCTGCTGGCCTTGCTGCAAGAATGTCCCAGGTTCCAGCCCCGGTGCCTCTCATGAGTCTCAGAACCGCCCCAGCAGCCAACCTTGCCAGCAGGATTCCTGCAGCCTCTGCGGCAGCCATGAACCTAGCCAGCGCCAGGACACCTGCCATCCCAACAGCAGTGAACCTGGCTGACTCTCGAACACCAGCTGCAGCAGCGGCCATGAACTTGGCCAGCCCCAGAACAGCGGTGGCACCTTCGGCTGTGAACCTGGCTGACCCTCGCACTCCCACGGCCCCAGCTGTGAACCTAGCAGGGGCCAGGACCCCAGCTGCCTTGGCAGCTCTGAGTCTCACAGGCTCTGGCACACCACCAACTGCTGCAAACTATCCCTCCAGCTCCAGAACACCACAGGCTCCAGCCTCTGCAAACTTGGTGGGTCCTCGGTCTGCACATGCCACAGCTCCTGTGAATATTGCTGGCTCCAGAACCGCTGCAGCCTTGGCCCCCGCGAGCCTCACCAGTGCTAGGATGGCTCCAGCATTGTCTGGTGCAAACCTCACCAGCCCCAGGGTGCCCCTTTCTGCCTACGAGCGTGTCAGTGGCAGAACCTCACCGCCGCTCCTTGACCGAGCTAGGTCCAGAACACCACCGTCTGCCCCAAGCCAGTCTAGGATGACCTCTGAACGggctccctccccttcctctagAATGGGCCAGGCTCCTTCACAGTCTCTTCTCCCTCCAGCACAGGATCAGCCGAGGTCTCCTGTGCCTTCTGCTTTTTCAGACCAATCCCGTTGTTTGATTGCCCAGACCACCCCTGTAGCAGGGTCTCAGTCCCTTTCCTCTGGGGTAGTGGCAACGACCACGTCCTCTGCTGGTGATCACAATGGCATGCTCTCTGTCCCTGCCCCTGGGGTGCCCCACTCTGATGTGGGGGAGCCACCTGCCTCTACTGGGGCCCAGCAGCCTTCTGCATTAGCCGCCCTGCAGCCAGCAAAGGAGCGGCGGAGTTCCTCCTCGTCATCGTCGTCCTCTAGCTCCTCCTCTTCATCATCATCGTcgtcgtcctcctcctcctcctctggctcCAGTTCTAGTGACTCAGAGGGCTCTAGCCTTCCTGTGCAACCTGAGGTGGCACTGAAGAG ggtccccagccccaccccagccccaaagGAGGCTGTTCGAGAGGGACGTCCTCCGGAGCCAACCCCAGCCAAACGGAAGAGGCGCTCTAGCAGTTCCAGTTCCAgctcctcctcttcatcttcctcttcctcttcctcctcctcttcttcctcctcctcttcctcttcttcctcttcctcctcatcttcctcctcctcctcgtcttcctccccttcccctgctAAGCCTGGCCCTCAGGCCTTGCCCAAACCTGCAAGCCCCAAGAAGCCACCCCCTGGCGAGCGGAG GTCCCGCAGCCCCCGGAAGCCAATAGACTCCCTTAGGGACTCTCGGTCCCTCAGCTACTCGCCTGTGGAGCGTCGCCGTCCCTCGCCTCAGCCCTCGCCACGGGACCAGCAGAG cagcagcagtgagCGGGGTTCCCGGAGAGGCCAGCGTGGGGACAGCCGCTCCCCCAGCCACAAGCGCAGGAGGGAGACACCTAGCCCTCGGCCCATGAGACACCGCTCCTCCAG GTCTCCATAA